From one Halothece sp. PCC 7418 genomic stretch:
- a CDS encoding glycosyltransferase family 4 protein, producing the protein MISAILPSPYTPNSIPTRTFNLMKYLNERHEVTLVAQHDQMAKDDQIDTLGKWVEDLVIFPHHYEMGRRGIMNRAKRLGQFLKEGTPNSVLSYYSPQMQQWIDEKVAEESFDVITCEHSINEIYVRPEWQKQIRTIANIHGSMYGTCQKYLERQTTAKKKLREQLNLPLLKRYEQQYCSKFSALVTTTTEDKQQIKALQTEKSITVIPNGVDLNLFSKRVRDLGGYQLLYVSHQEELAVTEEVNFLCESVFPELKSRYPEIMLTLLGIPNQLHHWGEVSGIRIADKRSSLQTLLQQTTVCVCPTQAGLGMKLAPLRAMAVGVPVVGSDRALEGLNVDGKTVNLAAMRANRLEEYIYAIGRLLQDPQLRQRLSQNARHLVEKNHDWRKLTEQYEKVLMANVNYPATTRSLS; encoded by the coding sequence ATGATTTCAGCAATTTTACCCTCTCCATATACGCCAAATTCTATCCCCACTCGCACCTTTAATTTAATGAAATATTTGAATGAACGTCATGAAGTGACTCTAGTTGCACAACATGATCAAATGGCAAAAGATGATCAGATTGACACGCTCGGAAAATGGGTTGAAGATTTAGTCATTTTTCCCCATCATTATGAAATGGGACGAAGGGGAATTATGAATCGAGCGAAACGTTTAGGACAATTCTTAAAAGAGGGAACGCCCAACAGTGTTTTGTCTTATTATTCTCCCCAGATGCAGCAATGGATTGATGAAAAAGTGGCTGAAGAATCATTTGATGTCATCACTTGCGAACATAGTATTAATGAAATTTATGTGCGTCCCGAATGGCAAAAACAAATAAGAACTATTGCTAATATCCATGGGTCAATGTATGGGACTTGTCAGAAATATCTTGAGCGACAGACCACAGCCAAAAAGAAGCTCCGGGAACAGTTAAATTTACCACTACTCAAGCGATATGAACAACAATATTGTTCTAAGTTTTCCGCATTAGTAACAACAACGACGGAAGATAAGCAACAAATTAAGGCTCTACAAACCGAAAAATCAATTACTGTCATTCCTAATGGCGTTGACTTAAATTTATTTTCTAAACGAGTGCGCGATCTAGGAGGGTATCAATTGCTGTATGTTAGCCATCAAGAAGAATTAGCCGTAACAGAAGAGGTTAATTTTTTATGTGAATCTGTCTTTCCAGAACTGAAAAGCCGTTATCCTGAAATTATGTTAACCTTACTGGGAATTCCGAATCAGCTTCATCACTGGGGAGAGGTTTCTGGGATTAGAATTGCAGACAAACGTTCGAGTTTACAGACATTATTGCAACAGACAACCGTTTGTGTCTGCCCCACCCAAGCGGGTTTAGGGATGAAATTAGCCCCATTAAGGGCTATGGCAGTGGGAGTCCCCGTAGTAGGCAGCGATCGCGCTTTAGAAGGCTTAAATGTGGATGGAAAAACAGTTAATCTGGCAGCCATGCGGGCCAATCGGCTAGAAGAATATATTTACGCGATCGGGCGGTTACTCCAAGATCCCCAACTGCGTCAACGTCTCTCTCAAAATGCTCGTCATTTAGTTGAAAAAAATCATGACTGGCGAAAATTGACCGAACAATATGAAAAAGTTTTAATGGCTAATGTCAATTATCCAGCAACAACGCGATCGCTGAGTTGA
- the corA gene encoding magnesium/cobalt transporter CorA, protein MTQFPSFNPDFLEDDKDKEDYFDFFFDLPGSEPGTLWIEEDAAPSQLILIDYDAKYAVRKVNIDPLKCEHYLASESASWLDIQGLGSEDILKQIGQIFKLHPLLLEDVVNVPQRPKVEDYNEQLIIIVHLVQPKPEEDGFYSEQVSFVLGKKYLLTFQEEPNHDCFNPVRARLKNNKGKIRTSGVDYLTYLLLDTIIDSFFPVLEDYGERIEQLEDEVVFNPNRRTLEKIYKVRRELLALRRAIWPQQSVITTLMRSGSNLISSDVEIYFRDCYDHVIQLLDIVESYRELSSSLMDVYLSSMSNKMNEVMKVLTIISSIFIPLSFIAGVYGMNFQYMPELEWKWGYYICLGVMGAIALSLIIFFWRNGWLERFYPVATSEEKAAKRKRKLRFPRRRKQ, encoded by the coding sequence ATGACACAATTTCCTAGTTTCAATCCTGATTTTCTCGAAGATGACAAAGACAAAGAAGATTATTTTGACTTCTTTTTTGACTTACCAGGGAGTGAACCCGGAACCTTATGGATTGAAGAAGATGCTGCGCCTTCACAGCTTATTTTAATTGATTACGATGCGAAGTACGCGGTGAGAAAAGTTAATATTGATCCGTTAAAATGTGAACATTATTTAGCAAGTGAATCTGCGTCTTGGTTAGATATACAAGGACTCGGCTCGGAAGATATTCTAAAACAAATTGGGCAAATTTTCAAGCTCCATCCGTTACTTTTAGAAGATGTGGTTAATGTCCCACAACGTCCGAAGGTAGAAGATTATAACGAACAGTTAATTATTATTGTTCATTTAGTACAGCCTAAACCCGAAGAAGATGGTTTTTATTCCGAGCAAGTGAGTTTTGTTTTAGGTAAAAAATATTTATTAACGTTTCAGGAAGAACCCAATCACGACTGTTTTAACCCTGTGCGCGCTCGATTAAAAAATAATAAAGGAAAAATACGTACTTCTGGTGTTGATTATCTCACCTACTTACTTCTAGATACCATTATTGATAGTTTCTTTCCTGTTTTAGAAGATTATGGCGAACGAATTGAACAATTAGAAGATGAAGTTGTTTTTAATCCGAATCGACGTACCTTAGAGAAAATTTACAAAGTCCGACGAGAACTTTTAGCGTTACGGCGGGCGATTTGGCCTCAACAAAGTGTGATTACAACGTTAATGCGGAGTGGTAGTAATTTAATTAGTTCTGATGTGGAAATTTACTTTCGAGATTGTTACGATCATGTGATTCAACTTTTAGATATTGTGGAAAGTTATCGGGAATTATCTTCTAGTTTAATGGATGTATATCTCTCTTCTATGAGCAATAAAATGAATGAGGTTATGAAAGTTTTGACCATTATCTCTAGCATTTTTATTCCCCTTTCGTTTATTGCTGGGGTTTATGGGATGAACTTTCAATATATGCCAGAATTAGAGTGGAAATGGGGGTATTATATTTGTTTAGGCGTTATGGGCGCGATCGCGCTTTCCTTAATTATTTTCTTTTGGCGGAATGGTTGGCTAGAACGCTTTTACCCTGTTGCTACCAGTGAGGAAAAAGCAGCAAAACGGAAGCGAAAATTACGATTTCCCCGTCGTCGGAAACAGTGA
- the msrA gene encoding peptide-methionine (S)-S-oxide reductase MsrA, translating into MTQQKTATFGAGCFWGVEAAFEKVKGVTATSVGYMGGHFPNPSYLDVLSRITGHAEVAQVQYDPNQVSYEELLQVFWSIHDPTQFNRQGADRGEQYRSVIFYHDREQAVIAQQSKQQLEHSGVYKQPIITQIQPASEYYLADDSHQNYYHKKKQKN; encoded by the coding sequence ATGACACAACAGAAAACAGCAACATTTGGAGCGGGTTGTTTTTGGGGCGTAGAAGCTGCTTTTGAGAAGGTAAAAGGAGTGACAGCAACGTCTGTCGGTTATATGGGCGGTCATTTTCCCAATCCCAGTTATCTCGATGTTCTCTCTCGCATTACGGGTCATGCCGAGGTGGCACAAGTGCAGTATGATCCTAATCAAGTGAGTTATGAGGAACTCTTACAAGTCTTCTGGTCAATCCACGATCCAACGCAGTTCAATCGTCAAGGGGCTGATCGCGGGGAACAATATCGCTCAGTAATTTTTTATCATGATCGAGAACAAGCGGTAATCGCGCAACAATCAAAACAGCAATTAGAACATTCGGGAGTCTATAAGCAACCGATTATTACTCAAATTCAGCCTGCCTCTGAATACTATCTAGCTGATGACAGTCATCAAAATTATTATCACAAAAAGAAGCAAAAAAATTGA
- a CDS encoding GNAT family N-acetyltransferase, translating into MKIVIARDFNDFARCIMIRTQVFVMEQGISAEIETDEWENHSTHYLAGDGEKALATARSRLINNQTAKIERVAVLKEARSQGVGTELMRYILQEIHSYSNIQTIKLGSQNSAIPFYEKLGFQVIGEEYLDAGIPHHLMMQRINT; encoded by the coding sequence ATGAAAATTGTCATCGCTCGTGACTTTAATGATTTTGCTCGCTGCATCATGATCCGCACGCAAGTATTTGTGATGGAACAAGGAATCTCCGCTGAGATTGAAACCGATGAATGGGAAAACCACTCCACCCATTACCTTGCGGGTGATGGTGAAAAAGCCTTAGCAACAGCGCGATCGCGCCTGATTAACAACCAAACCGCTAAAATTGAACGGGTTGCGGTCTTGAAAGAAGCACGGAGTCAAGGGGTGGGAACAGAATTAATGCGCTATATTCTCCAAGAGATTCATTCCTACTCCAATATCCAGACCATTAAACTGGGGTCTCAAAATTCAGCCATTCCCTTTTATGAAAAGCTGGGCTTTCAAGTGATTGGAGAGGAGTATCTTGATGCTGGTATTCCTCATCATTTAATGATGCAAAGAATTAACACTTGA
- the purD gene encoding phosphoribosylamine--glycine ligase gives MNVLVVGSGGREHTLAWKLLQSPNVENVFCVPGNGGTALLPHCQNLPATEEDFSKIGQYAKEKAVAFVIVGPELPLAKGIRDFLEQQNIPVFGPTETGAQIEASKWWAKALMQDVGIPTAVGETFTDAETAKAYVTQQGAPIVVKADGLAAGKGVTVAETVESAHTAIEGLFAADTEQVVVEECLVGEEVSVLALTDGITVRPLLPAQDHKRIGEGDTGGNTGGMGAYAPAPLLSAERLAQVTETILQPTVDALRDRAIDYQGVLYAGLIVTPEGDSKVLEFNCRFGDPETQAILPLLETPLDEVIMACLEKRLHELPPLKWSSQKALCVVAASQGYPGSYEKGKEITGTTQDWDAFVFHAGTRLDAEGHLLTSGGRVLGVTGLGDDFDQAAEKAYSAIAQIKFSGCYYRSDIGYRVRS, from the coding sequence ATGAATGTCTTAGTGGTTGGGAGTGGGGGAAGAGAACATACCCTCGCCTGGAAATTACTACAGTCTCCGAATGTGGAAAATGTTTTCTGTGTTCCAGGAAATGGGGGAACGGCTTTACTCCCTCACTGTCAAAATTTACCAGCAACAGAAGAAGATTTTAGTAAGATTGGACAATACGCCAAAGAAAAGGCGGTTGCTTTTGTTATTGTCGGACCCGAGCTTCCCTTAGCAAAAGGAATTCGTGATTTTCTGGAACAACAAAATATTCCTGTGTTTGGTCCTACTGAAACGGGGGCGCAGATTGAAGCCAGCAAATGGTGGGCGAAAGCGTTAATGCAAGATGTTGGGATTCCGACAGCAGTGGGAGAAACGTTTACTGATGCGGAAACGGCTAAGGCTTATGTGACTCAGCAGGGTGCGCCCATTGTGGTGAAAGCAGACGGGTTAGCTGCGGGGAAAGGGGTGACGGTTGCAGAAACGGTGGAATCCGCTCACACCGCGATTGAAGGGCTATTTGCAGCCGATACCGAACAGGTTGTGGTGGAAGAGTGTCTGGTGGGAGAAGAAGTGTCTGTTTTAGCCCTCACCGATGGCATCACAGTCCGTCCTTTGCTTCCTGCTCAAGATCATAAACGTATTGGAGAGGGGGATACTGGTGGCAATACAGGGGGAATGGGTGCTTATGCCCCGGCTCCCTTACTAAGTGCAGAACGTCTGGCACAGGTGACAGAAACGATCTTACAGCCCACAGTTGATGCTTTGCGCGATCGCGCGATCGATTATCAAGGGGTGTTATACGCGGGGTTAATTGTTACTCCTGAGGGAGACAGTAAGGTTTTAGAATTTAACTGTCGCTTTGGCGATCCCGAAACACAAGCGATTTTACCGTTATTGGAAACGCCTCTGGATGAGGTGATTATGGCGTGTTTGGAAAAGCGATTGCATGAACTTCCGCCCTTAAAATGGTCATCTCAAAAAGCCCTGTGTGTGGTTGCTGCATCACAAGGGTATCCAGGGAGTTATGAGAAAGGCAAAGAAATTACGGGGACAACTCAAGACTGGGATGCGTTCGTGTTTCATGCGGGAACGCGGTTAGATGCAGAGGGACACCTGTTAACCAGTGGCGGGCGTGTGTTAGGGGTAACGGGGTTAGGAGACGACTTTGACCAAGCAGCAGAAAAAGCCTACAGCGCGATCGCGCAAATTAAGTTTTCTGGATGTTATTATCGCTCTGATATCGGTTATCGTGTCCGCAGTTAA
- the mutS gene encoding DNA mismatch repair protein MutS, which yields MQESSGKATPAYMKNADYTTLDRAQLTPMMQHYIEVKEQYPNALLLYRVGDFFECFFQDAVTVAQQLELVLTSKESGKEIGRVPMTGVPHHALDRYTAMLVEKGYAIAVCDQVEDAAEAAAQKRMVERKITKLLTPGTLTEEGMLHARRNNFLAALVIAGEHWGLAYTDISTGEFFTTQSQNLETLTLELLRLHPSEILLPTNAPDIGSMLRPGEKSDQVPDFLPDHFCYTLRPQSQFRTGEARNQLLDYFRVRSLEGMGCESLPLGVRAAGGLLFYIEETQKAHQVPLQTLKTYTITDYLILDQQTRRNLEIVQTVRDGTYHGSLLWALDRTCTAMGGRALRRWLLQPLLDIKGITARQETIAELIKQTSLRNDLRQLLRQIYDLERLSGRAGAGTANARDLRGLAESLVRLTELASLVQQGESPFLRALQTVPPDLKTLGEKILASIVESPPQHLTEGGLIRSGVDEQLDQMQAVFAEDKQWLAHLETSERERTGIQKLKVGYNKTFGYYLSIPRSKADLAPENYTRKQTLTNEERYITSELKERETRILTAKDDLNRLEYEIFADLRAEVGEQAQKIREISRAIAAIDVLGGLAELAVYNDYCRPEMVEGRCLSIREGRHPVVEQTLPTGFFVPNSTEMGYEKQRDTPDLIILTGPNASGKSCYLRQVGLIQLMAQIGSFVPARSAKLGISDRVFTRVGAVDDLATGQSTFMVEMNETANILNHATPNSLILLDEIGRGTATFDGLSIAWAVAEYLATEVQARTIFATHYHELNELASILSNVANYQVTVKEMENEIIFLHQVQPGGADRSYGIEAGRLAGLPPSVISRAQQVMGQIEKHSKIALGLRKGIAQETNPSETSMDQLDIF from the coding sequence ATGCAGGAGTCTTCGGGAAAAGCGACCCCCGCTTATATGAAAAACGCCGATTATACAACGCTCGATCGCGCTCAACTCACTCCGATGATGCAACATTACATTGAGGTGAAAGAGCAATATCCCAACGCACTGCTGTTGTATCGGGTAGGAGATTTTTTTGAATGCTTCTTTCAAGATGCCGTCACTGTGGCGCAACAACTGGAACTGGTGTTGACGAGTAAAGAAAGCGGGAAGGAAATCGGTCGCGTTCCCATGACAGGCGTTCCCCATCATGCCTTAGACCGCTATACTGCTATGTTAGTGGAAAAAGGATACGCGATCGCGGTGTGTGATCAGGTGGAAGATGCAGCGGAAGCAGCAGCCCAAAAACGGATGGTGGAGCGAAAAATCACGAAACTCCTCACCCCAGGCACACTCACCGAAGAAGGAATGTTGCACGCCCGACGCAATAATTTTCTCGCTGCATTGGTAATCGCGGGGGAACATTGGGGGTTAGCCTATACAGATATTTCCACTGGGGAATTTTTCACCACGCAATCCCAAAACCTTGAAACCCTGACTCTGGAACTGCTACGACTCCATCCCTCAGAAATTCTCCTCCCCACCAATGCCCCTGATATTGGCAGTATGTTGCGCCCCGGGGAAAAATCGGATCAAGTTCCAGACTTTTTGCCTGATCACTTCTGTTATACCCTACGTCCGCAAAGCCAATTCCGGACAGGAGAAGCCAGAAACCAGCTTTTAGACTATTTCCGAGTTCGGTCTTTGGAAGGGATGGGCTGTGAAAGTCTCCCCTTGGGGGTTCGTGCTGCGGGCGGACTCCTATTCTATATTGAAGAAACCCAAAAAGCGCATCAAGTCCCGTTACAAACCCTTAAAACTTATACTATCACCGATTATTTAATTCTTGACCAACAAACGCGACGCAATTTGGAAATTGTGCAAACGGTGCGCGATGGCACTTATCACGGTTCGCTGCTTTGGGCATTGGATCGCACTTGCACAGCAATGGGAGGACGCGCCCTCCGACGGTGGTTACTGCAACCGCTACTCGATATTAAAGGGATTACCGCCCGTCAAGAGACGATCGCGGAACTGATCAAACAAACCAGTCTCCGCAATGATTTACGCCAACTCTTACGACAAATTTATGATTTAGAACGACTCAGTGGGCGTGCGGGCGCAGGAACAGCCAATGCCAGAGATTTAAGAGGGTTAGCCGAATCGTTGGTGCGCTTGACGGAATTAGCTTCGTTAGTGCAACAAGGAGAGTCCCCTTTTTTGCGGGCGTTGCAAACCGTTCCACCAGACTTAAAAACCCTTGGCGAAAAAATCTTAGCGTCAATTGTGGAATCTCCCCCGCAACATCTCACAGAAGGGGGCTTAATTCGTTCGGGTGTGGATGAACAGTTGGATCAAATGCAAGCGGTCTTTGCTGAAGATAAACAGTGGCTAGCGCATTTAGAAACCAGCGAACGAGAACGGACGGGCATTCAAAAGTTAAAAGTGGGATATAACAAGACGTTTGGGTATTATCTCAGTATTCCTCGCAGTAAAGCCGATCTCGCCCCAGAAAACTATACCCGCAAACAAACGTTAACCAATGAAGAGCGTTATATCACTTCGGAACTGAAAGAACGAGAAACACGGATTTTGACGGCAAAAGATGACTTAAATCGTCTCGAATACGAAATTTTTGCGGATTTACGGGCGGAAGTGGGGGAACAAGCGCAAAAAATTCGAGAGATTTCCCGCGCGATCGCGGCGATCGATGTTTTAGGGGGACTTGCCGAACTCGCCGTCTATAACGATTATTGTCGTCCAGAAATGGTAGAAGGACGCTGTTTGAGTATTCGGGAAGGAAGACATCCGGTTGTGGAACAAACTCTTCCCACTGGCTTTTTTGTCCCCAACTCGACGGAAATGGGCTATGAGAAACAGCGAGACACGCCCGATTTAATTATTCTCACTGGACCCAATGCCAGTGGCAAAAGTTGCTATTTGCGCCAAGTGGGATTAATTCAATTGATGGCGCAGATTGGGAGTTTTGTTCCCGCGCGATCGGCGAAGTTAGGAATCAGCGATCGCGTGTTTACTCGGGTGGGGGCTGTGGACGATCTTGCCACTGGACAATCAACGTTTATGGTTGAAATGAATGAAACCGCGAACATTCTCAACCATGCGACCCCCAACTCCCTGATCCTTCTTGATGAAATTGGAAGAGGAACAGCAACTTTTGATGGACTTTCCATTGCGTGGGCGGTTGCGGAATATCTGGCGACGGAAGTGCAAGCCCGCACCATTTTTGCGACTCATTATCACGAACTGAACGAACTCGCGTCGATTCTTTCCAATGTGGCAAACTATCAAGTCACGGTGAAAGAGATGGAAAATGAGATTATTTTCCTGCATCAAGTACAACCTGGAGGGGCAGATCGCTCTTACGGAATTGAAGCTGGACGTTTAGCAGGACTTCCGCCCAGCGTGATTTCTCGCGCTCAACAAGTGATGGGACAAATTGAAAAGCACAGTAAAATTGCCTTGGGGTTACGCAAAGGCATTGCTCAAGAGACAAACCCATCTGAAACCAGCATGGATCAACTGGATATTTTTTGA
- a CDS encoding DUF3493 domain-containing protein: MSNSPNNPRNQLSAEKYKRLQAEAKAPYRGLRKTIYVAFAASGLIGAFVMVAQLAAGQNVTETLPNLALQVGVVALMVWLFRQDTEAEDK, translated from the coding sequence ATGTCTAACTCCCCCAATAACCCTCGCAACCAGCTTTCTGCGGAAAAATACAAACGCTTGCAAGCCGAAGCGAAAGCCCCCTATCGTGGTTTACGGAAAACGATTTATGTGGCGTTTGCAGCCTCTGGCTTAATCGGTGCATTTGTGATGGTGGCGCAACTGGCTGCGGGACAAAATGTCACGGAAACATTACCCAACTTAGCCTTACAAGTGGGGGTAGTTGCCCTTATGGTATGGTTGTTTCGTCAGGATACAGAAGCGGAGGACAAATAG
- a CDS encoding PAP/fibrillin family protein: MAEVRDRLSIKQKLLAQIERLRKEKPNLVDTPITDLDLSPQSVSTIAAITEELEALNPFPQPLLSAKNLLNGAWLLQYSTAREIRSLKRLPFGFQVGNIYQTIDVNNASFENRAWVQHRWGGLSGYVRVTATFEPAKEAEEQLSDQRINVNFQQRFLGIQQILGIKTPWLDPMRVVEAKNPVGRIPSLKITYIDETMRIGRGGDESLFILTRE, from the coding sequence ATGGCAGAAGTGCGCGATCGATTATCAATTAAGCAGAAGTTACTTGCCCAAATTGAACGACTGAGAAAGGAAAAACCCAATCTGGTCGATACCCCAATAACAGATTTAGACCTTTCGCCCCAATCCGTCTCTACAATCGCAGCAATCACAGAAGAATTAGAAGCGTTAAATCCTTTCCCACAACCTCTGTTGTCTGCTAAGAATTTACTCAATGGGGCTTGGTTACTGCAATATTCGACAGCTAGAGAAATTCGGTCTCTCAAACGCTTACCTTTCGGATTCCAAGTTGGCAACATCTATCAAACCATCGACGTGAATAATGCTTCTTTTGAAAATCGAGCTTGGGTACAACATCGGTGGGGTGGGCTATCGGGTTATGTGAGAGTAACCGCCACATTTGAACCCGCTAAGGAAGCAGAAGAGCAACTTTCCGATCAGCGAATTAATGTTAATTTTCAACAGCGTTTTCTGGGAATTCAGCAAATTTTAGGAATCAAGACCCCTTGGCTGGATCCGATGAGAGTGGTAGAAGCTAAAAATCCAGTTGGTCGAATTCCCAGCCTCAAGATTACTTATATTGATGAAACGATGAGAATTGGTCGTGGTGGGGATGAAAGTTTGTTTATTCTGACCCGAGAGTGA
- the dnaA gene encoding chromosomal replication initiator protein DnaA, whose product MDHSAQQLWQQILEQLRPQLSPPTFETWLQTVTPQSLNNHCLVICAPNPFSRNWLQKYYLPLITKTAQDLSHASLTVQITTPFVANANSEEVPLTWWKQSEDHINSLAGDRASENTLSPKHTFSDFVVGPNNRMAHAASLAVAEYPGREFNPLFICGGVGLGKTHLLQAIGHYRLELYPQSKVFYVSTEQFTNDLINAIRHDQLQQFREHYRAADILLIDDIQFIEGKEYTQEEFFHTFNTLYEAGKQVVLASDRPPKQIPSCSERLSSRFAMGLIADIQPPDLETRMAILQKKAESDHLPLSPQIVEYLAKNYPSNIRELEGALTQVVAHLSLSGLPLTLENVTSLLNPPQGKRVTSPEQILQVVSEYFQVSVADLKGSSRRREISSARQIGMYLMRQHTNLSLPRIGEVFGGKDHTTVMYSCEKIAQQQEQNPEFNQILRQLSDRVVAG is encoded by the coding sequence ATGGATCATTCAGCACAACAGCTTTGGCAGCAAATTCTTGAACAGTTGCGACCCCAACTCAGTCCACCGACTTTTGAAACTTGGCTGCAAACTGTAACGCCACAAAGCCTGAATAATCACTGTTTAGTGATTTGTGCGCCCAATCCATTTTCACGGAACTGGTTACAAAAATATTATCTTCCTTTAATTACGAAAACAGCGCAAGACTTAAGCCACGCTAGCCTCACGGTTCAAATTACGACCCCTTTTGTTGCCAATGCGAACTCGGAAGAAGTCCCCTTAACGTGGTGGAAACAAAGCGAAGATCACATTAATAGCTTAGCAGGCGATCGCGCTTCTGAAAATACATTAAGCCCCAAACATACCTTCTCAGATTTTGTTGTCGGACCGAATAATCGCATGGCACACGCTGCATCTTTAGCAGTTGCAGAATATCCAGGAAGAGAGTTTAATCCTCTCTTTATTTGTGGGGGAGTTGGCTTAGGAAAAACCCATTTATTACAAGCAATTGGTCATTACCGTTTAGAACTTTATCCTCAGTCCAAAGTTTTTTATGTTTCTACTGAACAATTTACCAACGATTTAATTAATGCTATTCGTCATGATCAATTACAACAATTTCGAGAACATTATCGCGCAGCCGATATTTTGCTGATTGACGATATTCAATTTATTGAAGGGAAAGAATACACCCAAGAAGAGTTTTTTCATACCTTTAATACCCTTTACGAAGCGGGAAAACAAGTGGTACTTGCCTCTGATCGTCCACCGAAACAAATCCCGAGTTGTTCAGAACGATTATCCTCTCGCTTTGCCATGGGCTTAATTGCAGATATTCAGCCCCCTGATTTGGAAACACGGATGGCAATTCTTCAGAAAAAAGCAGAATCGGATCATCTGCCTTTATCCCCCCAAATTGTTGAATATTTAGCCAAAAATTATCCCTCAAATATCAGAGAATTAGAGGGAGCTTTAACGCAAGTCGTTGCCCATTTATCATTATCAGGCTTACCCTTAACTTTAGAGAATGTTACCTCTCTTTTAAACCCACCGCAAGGGAAAAGGGTGACATCTCCTGAACAAATTTTACAGGTTGTTTCTGAATATTTTCAAGTTTCTGTAGCCGATTTAAAAGGCAGTTCTCGCCGTCGAGAAATTAGTTCAGCGCGACAAATTGGGATGTATTTAATGCGTCAACATACTAACTTGAGCTTACCCAGAATTGGAGAAGTCTTTGGCGGAAAAGATCATACAACAGTGATGTATAGTTGTGAAAAAATTGCTCAACAGCAAGAACAAAATCCTGAGTTCAATCAAATCTTACGTCAACTCAGCGATCGCGTTGTTGCTGGATAA
- a CDS encoding gamma carbonic anhydrase family protein, translating to MAELWSSPDLSTAAFIAPNATVMGNVTVKTGANIWYSAVVRGDVESITIGAHTNVQDGAVLHGDPGEPTILEDYVTVGHRAVIHSAHIEEGCLIGIGAVVLNGVRVGKGSIIGAGSVVTKDVPARSLLMGMPAKVKREVSEAEAADLIEHAKRYEKLALVHAGKGTDIGF from the coding sequence ATGGCAGAATTATGGTCTTCTCCTGATTTATCGACTGCTGCGTTTATTGCGCCGAATGCGACGGTAATGGGCAATGTCACGGTAAAAACAGGGGCAAATATTTGGTATAGTGCAGTGGTGCGAGGGGATGTGGAAAGTATCACCATTGGCGCACATACGAATGTTCAAGATGGTGCGGTGTTACATGGGGATCCTGGTGAACCGACAATCCTAGAGGATTATGTCACGGTTGGACATCGGGCGGTGATTCACTCGGCGCATATTGAGGAAGGCTGTTTGATTGGAATTGGTGCTGTGGTTTTAAATGGCGTGCGGGTGGGAAAAGGGAGTATTATTGGTGCAGGGTCTGTGGTGACAAAAGATGTTCCCGCGCGATCGCTGCTCATGGGAATGCCTGCGAAAGTGAAACGGGAAGTCTCGGAAGCAGAAGCAGCGGATTTGATTGAACACGCCAAACGCTACGAAAAATTAGCCCTTGTTCATGCTGGAAAAGGCACTGATATCGGATTTTGA